One window from the genome of Haloprofundus halobius encodes:
- the uvsE gene encoding UV DNA damage repair endonuclease UvsE, protein MTRYGYAAMNTTLREESVRTNRGMREATFEERGLPYAGELAEKNCSDLRRIVEWNLDHDIYFYRITSDLLPWYSRYSLGDLPNAATVREELEAVGELATVNDVRLTFHPNHFVKLASPDESVVDNAVGDLENHGALMDAMGLSRTPYNAINVHIGAHYGDKEATGERFCGNLDRLSESVRSRLTVENDDKESLWSVPELVETVADEAGIPVTYDELHHQFTSRGLTRREAARLAADTWKTTPIIHYSESRRLYETDSTTRPQNHSDYVRGPILTYGTGADVMIEAKMKERAVLRYRERNDVNSKSDTPGDDARGT, encoded by the coding sequence ATGACCAGATACGGCTACGCCGCGATGAACACGACGCTCCGAGAAGAGAGCGTCCGAACGAACCGCGGCATGCGAGAGGCGACGTTCGAAGAGCGCGGCCTCCCGTACGCCGGCGAGTTGGCCGAGAAGAACTGCAGCGACCTGCGTCGAATCGTCGAGTGGAACCTCGACCACGACATCTACTTCTACCGAATCACCTCGGACCTCCTACCGTGGTACAGTCGGTACAGCCTCGGCGACCTCCCGAACGCCGCGACCGTCCGCGAGGAACTCGAAGCCGTCGGCGAACTCGCCACGGTCAACGATGTCCGGCTAACGTTTCACCCGAATCACTTCGTCAAACTGGCGAGTCCCGACGAGTCAGTCGTCGACAACGCCGTCGGCGACCTCGAAAACCACGGCGCGCTCATGGACGCGATGGGACTGTCGCGGACGCCGTACAACGCCATCAACGTCCACATCGGCGCGCACTACGGCGACAAGGAGGCGACCGGAGAGCGATTCTGCGGGAACCTCGACCGCCTCTCGGAATCGGTTCGGAGTCGCCTCACCGTCGAGAACGACGACAAGGAGTCGCTGTGGAGTGTTCCGGAACTGGTCGAGACCGTCGCCGACGAAGCGGGGATTCCGGTGACGTACGACGAACTTCACCACCAGTTCACTTCTCGGGGGCTTACGCGCCGGGAGGCGGCGCGACTGGCCGCCGACACGTGGAAGACGACGCCGATCATCCACTACAGCGAGTCGCGGCGACTGTACGAGACCGATTCGACGACTCGTCCGCAGAATCACAGCGACTACGTTCGGGGGCCGATTCTGACGTACGGCACCGGCGCGGACGTGATGATAGAGGCGAAGATGAAGGAGCGCGCAGTTCTCCGGTATCGGGAACGAAACGACGTAAACTCGAAAAGCGACACCCCCGGAGACGACGCCCGCGGGACGTAG
- a CDS encoding tetratricopeptide repeat protein produces MTDDGDREHRYSEGQGFDDAYDEFTLDPPELKVDPSKVDPVDSRVLADILDRRNVDRDDVDIESLMEVGLSYMQINRFEEATETFARAAQFAEEESLEAQEAWVNKGVAHAELEEFDEAIGAYREALRANERSEHAATAETNLAYALWEFGEVEEALNHAERAVEIDPRFPQAWYNRGFFLSERGLYEDAVNAYDNALRLGMRNADLLEEKAMALEELGELEEAEEVQAEADELREQAEQEMVEEF; encoded by the coding sequence ATGACCGACGACGGCGACCGAGAGCATCGCTACTCCGAGGGCCAGGGGTTCGACGATGCCTACGACGAGTTCACGCTCGACCCGCCAGAGCTGAAAGTCGACCCCTCGAAGGTCGACCCCGTCGACTCCCGCGTGCTAGCCGACATCCTCGACCGACGCAACGTCGACCGCGACGACGTCGACATCGAGAGTCTGATGGAGGTCGGCCTCTCGTACATGCAGATAAACCGCTTCGAGGAGGCGACCGAGACGTTCGCCCGCGCGGCGCAGTTCGCCGAAGAGGAGAGCCTCGAAGCCCAGGAGGCGTGGGTGAACAAAGGCGTCGCCCACGCGGAACTCGAGGAGTTCGACGAGGCCATCGGTGCCTACCGTGAGGCGCTGCGCGCAAACGAACGCTCCGAACACGCCGCAACCGCCGAGACGAATCTGGCGTACGCGCTCTGGGAGTTCGGCGAAGTCGAGGAGGCGCTCAACCACGCCGAGCGCGCCGTCGAAATCGACCCGCGCTTCCCGCAGGCGTGGTACAACCGCGGCTTCTTCCTCTCGGAGCGCGGCCTCTACGAGGACGCCGTCAACGCCTACGACAACGCGCTCCGCCTCGGGATGCGCAACGCCGACCTCTTGGAGGAGAAGGCGATGGCACTCGAAGAACTCGGCGAGTTAGAGGAGGCCGAGGAAGTGCAGGCGGAGGCCGACGAACTCCGCGAGCAAGCCGAACAGGAGATGGTCGAGGAGTTCTGA
- a CDS encoding DUF424 domain-containing protein, with amino-acid sequence MLVRERQTPEGLLVSVCDPDCIGETYENGKVSLTVTEEFYGGDDAEEADADSVVDSLTRATVANIVGEEAVGVAIEAGIIDEETVLDVGETRHAQLLWMR; translated from the coding sequence ATGCTGGTCCGCGAACGCCAGACGCCGGAGGGACTGCTCGTCTCCGTCTGCGACCCCGACTGTATCGGCGAGACGTACGAGAACGGCAAGGTGTCGTTGACCGTCACCGAGGAGTTCTACGGCGGCGACGACGCCGAAGAGGCCGACGCCGACAGCGTCGTCGACAGCCTCACCCGTGCGACGGTGGCGAACATCGTCGGCGAGGAGGCCGTCGGCGTCGCTATCGAGGCCGGCATCATCGACGAGGAGACCGTTCTCGACGTCGGAGAGACGCGCCACGCCCAGTTGCTCTGGATGCGGTAA
- a CDS encoding CBS domain-containing protein encodes MDDIFVAQLMSSSLHTVTPDTLVETAAKTMMENGIGSVLVVDDENRLEGILTSTDFVQIVAERKPKDETPVSAYMSTDPITTTAQTPIRDVADSMIEHGFHHLPVVDDGDLIGIVTTTDLAAYLSQVRTPSPT; translated from the coding sequence ATGGACGATATCTTCGTCGCGCAGTTGATGTCCTCGTCGCTTCACACGGTTACGCCCGACACGCTCGTCGAGACGGCCGCGAAAACGATGATGGAGAACGGTATCGGCTCGGTGCTCGTCGTCGACGACGAGAACCGTCTCGAGGGTATCCTCACGTCCACCGACTTCGTCCAAATCGTCGCCGAGCGAAAGCCGAAAGACGAGACGCCGGTTTCGGCGTACATGTCGACGGACCCCATCACGACCACCGCCCAAACACCGATTCGAGACGTCGCCGACAGCATGATCGAACACGGCTTTCACCACCTGCCGGTCGTCGACGACGGCGACCTCATCGGTATCGTCACCACGACGGACCTCGCGGCGTACCTCTCGCAGGTCCGGACGCCGAGTCCGACGTAG
- a CDS encoding aminotransferase class V-fold PLP-dependent enzyme, with translation MSTQESYPIDVDALREEFPILQRRVGGDVTVPGPDEGDDTPLVYLDNGATSQTPEPVVEAIADYYRTYNSNVHRGIHHLSQEASVAYEEAHDRVAEFIGAEGREEIVFTKNTTEAENLVAYAWGLNELGPDDSVVLTQMEHHASLVTWQQIGKRTGADVRFIRVDDEGCLDMDHARELVDDSTKMVSVVHVSNTLGTINPVSELADLAHDHGAYVFVDGAQSVPNRPVDVQAIDADFFAFSGHKMCGPTGIGVLYGKEAILEEMEPYLYGGDMIRRVSYDDASWEDLPWKFEAGTPPIAQGIGLHAAVDYLNDIGMENIQSHEEQLVEYAYDELTAFDDVEIYGPPGDDRGGLVAFNLDGVHAHDLSSIVNDYGVAIRAGDHCTQPLHETLGVAASARASFYLYNTRDEIDVLVDAVDEARQLFS, from the coding sequence ATGAGCACGCAGGAGTCGTACCCCATTGACGTCGACGCCCTCCGCGAGGAGTTCCCCATCCTCCAGCGGAGAGTCGGCGGCGACGTGACCGTCCCCGGCCCCGACGAGGGCGACGACACGCCGCTGGTCTACCTCGATAACGGCGCGACGAGTCAGACGCCCGAGCCGGTGGTTGAGGCCATCGCCGACTACTACCGCACCTACAACTCGAACGTCCACCGCGGCATCCATCATCTGAGCCAAGAGGCGTCGGTGGCGTACGAGGAGGCGCACGACCGCGTCGCGGAGTTCATCGGCGCGGAGGGTCGCGAGGAGATCGTCTTCACGAAGAACACCACCGAAGCCGAGAACCTCGTCGCCTACGCGTGGGGGCTGAACGAACTCGGTCCCGACGACAGCGTCGTCCTCACGCAGATGGAACACCACGCGTCGCTCGTCACGTGGCAGCAGATCGGTAAGAGGACCGGTGCGGACGTCCGATTCATCCGCGTCGACGACGAGGGTTGCCTCGACATGGACCACGCGCGCGAACTCGTCGACGACTCGACGAAGATGGTGAGCGTCGTCCACGTCTCGAACACGCTCGGCACCATCAATCCGGTCTCGGAACTCGCGGACCTCGCGCACGACCACGGCGCGTACGTCTTCGTCGACGGCGCGCAGTCGGTGCCGAATCGGCCGGTCGACGTGCAGGCAATCGACGCGGACTTCTTCGCCTTCTCCGGGCACAAGATGTGCGGCCCGACCGGTATCGGCGTCCTCTACGGGAAGGAGGCGATTCTCGAAGAGATGGAGCCGTACCTCTACGGCGGCGACATGATTCGGCGCGTCAGCTACGACGACGCCTCCTGGGAGGACCTTCCGTGGAAGTTCGAGGCCGGAACGCCGCCCATCGCCCAGGGAATCGGTCTCCACGCGGCCGTTGACTACCTCAACGACATCGGGATGGAGAACATCCAGAGCCACGAGGAGCAACTCGTGGAGTACGCCTACGACGAACTGACCGCGTTCGACGACGTGGAGATCTACGGCCCGCCGGGCGACGACCGCGGCGGCCTCGTCGCGTTCAACCTCGACGGCGTCCACGCCCACGACCTCTCCAGCATCGTCAACGACTACGGCGTCGCCATCCGCGCGGGCGACCACTGTACGCAACCGCTGCACGAGACGCTCGGCGTCGCGGCCTCCGCGCGAGCGTCGTTCTATCTGTACAACACTCGTGACGAAATCGACGTGCTCGTCGACGCGGTGGACGAGGCGCGGCAGTTGTTCAGCTAA
- a CDS encoding threonine synthase: protein MTERICYACGATAAAPATRCDCGEPLWLASEPPDFDWNAVVDAPGMWRHAELLPFDSPGGVADAAGGTPLLRLPRLDEFAGARFHLKNEGSNPTGSFKDRGSALGVAAALDAGADGVGTVSHGNMAMSTAANAASAGLDCVVLVPDDIPESRIELISQYGPTLLRVRGDYAELYDRSLELGDELEIPFLNSDVPLRVEGQKTTALEICESFAPDVPDAIVLPVSSGGHASGVWKALRELQAAGAIEEVPRLYFAQAAACAPIAEAFAAGDDVVSAVEDGETIAYSIANSDPPSGTRALAAARETGGGVVAVDDDEIRAARRALAEFGGLSVESASATSLAAIRRLAADGELGEGDDVVAVATGRGISESPPASEAASVARVDIDELGERLASR, encoded by the coding sequence ATGACCGAGCGCATCTGCTACGCCTGCGGCGCGACGGCCGCCGCCCCCGCGACGCGCTGCGACTGCGGCGAACCGCTGTGGCTGGCGTCCGAACCCCCCGATTTCGACTGGAACGCCGTGGTCGACGCACCGGGCATGTGGCGCCACGCCGAGTTGCTGCCGTTCGACTCACCCGGCGGCGTCGCAGACGCGGCCGGCGGAACGCCGCTGCTCCGCCTCCCTCGACTCGACGAGTTCGCTGGCGCGCGTTTCCACCTGAAAAACGAGGGTTCGAACCCGACGGGGAGTTTCAAAGACCGGGGAAGCGCCCTCGGCGTCGCCGCCGCGCTCGACGCCGGTGCCGACGGCGTCGGCACCGTCTCGCACGGCAACATGGCGATGAGCACCGCCGCCAACGCCGCGAGCGCGGGTCTCGATTGCGTCGTGCTCGTCCCCGACGACATCCCCGAGTCGCGAATCGAACTCATCTCGCAGTACGGTCCCACGTTACTTCGCGTGAGAGGCGATTACGCCGAGCTCTACGACCGGTCGCTCGAACTCGGCGACGAACTCGAGATCCCGTTTCTCAACTCCGACGTGCCGCTGCGCGTCGAGGGACAGAAGACGACTGCGCTCGAAATATGCGAATCGTTCGCGCCCGACGTGCCGGACGCCATCGTCCTTCCGGTCAGCAGCGGCGGGCACGCCAGCGGCGTCTGGAAAGCGCTGCGGGAGTTGCAGGCGGCGGGTGCCATCGAAGAGGTACCACGTTTGTACTTCGCGCAAGCCGCCGCCTGTGCGCCCATCGCCGAAGCGTTCGCCGCGGGCGACGACGTGGTTTCCGCCGTCGAGGACGGTGAGACCATCGCGTACTCCATCGCCAACAGCGACCCGCCGAGCGGGACGCGCGCGCTCGCGGCGGCGAGAGAAACCGGGGGTGGCGTCGTCGCCGTCGACGATGACGAGATTCGCGCCGCACGGCGGGCGTTAGCCGAGTTCGGAGGGTTGAGCGTCGAATCCGCGTCGGCGACGTCGCTCGCTGCGATTCGACGACTCGCGGCCGACGGCGAACTCGGTGAGGGGGACGACGTCGTCGCGGTGGCGACGGGGAGGGGAATCTCGGAGTCGCCGCCCGCGTCCGAGGCCGCGAGCGTCGCCCGCGTCGATATCGACGAACTCGGCGAGAGACTCGCGTCCCGCTGA
- a CDS encoding iron-sulfur cluster assembly scaffold protein — MGMGSDMYRQQILDHYKNPRNYGEMENPTFSHVGENPSCGDTIKVDVRLEDDGETIEYVSFTGDGCAISQASASLLSERLQGTTLDELAAMDTDDVTEMLGVDISPMRIKCAVLARQVAQDGAKLHEGELDDLDRTVTEE, encoded by the coding sequence ATGGGTATGGGCTCGGACATGTACCGGCAGCAGATTCTCGACCACTACAAGAACCCGCGTAACTACGGCGAGATGGAGAACCCGACGTTCTCGCACGTGGGCGAGAACCCCTCCTGCGGGGACACCATCAAGGTCGACGTGCGCCTCGAAGACGACGGCGAGACCATCGAGTACGTCTCCTTCACCGGCGACGGTTGCGCCATCTCGCAGGCCAGCGCGAGTCTGCTCTCGGAGAGGTTGCAGGGGACGACGCTCGACGAACTGGCGGCGATGGACACCGACGACGTGACCGAGATGCTCGGCGTCGACATCAGCCCGATGCGAATCAAGTGTGCCGTCCTCGCCCGCCAGGTCGCACAGGACGGGGCGAAACTCCACGAGGGCGAACTCGACGACCTCGACCGAACCGTCACCGAGGAGTGA
- a CDS encoding rubrerythrin-like domain-containing protein, protein MIQHPTQTYECSNCGHRVRTNAPPGHCSVCGGEMMNLSVGRDS, encoded by the coding sequence ATGATACAGCATCCCACGCAGACGTACGAGTGCAGCAACTGCGGCCACCGCGTGCGAACGAACGCGCCGCCGGGGCACTGTTCGGTGTGCGGCGGCGAGATGATGAATCTCAGCGTCGGCCGAGACAGTTAG